Below is a window of Streptomyces taklimakanensis DNA.
TTCGTCGACGACTGCATGAGCGAGTACGACCTGAACGGCTGGACCGTGCCGGACCTCGACTCGTTCGACGAACTCAGAAAGACCGCAAGCGAAGCGCTCAACGCCTGAGGAGGCAAGCCGTGACGAACAGTGTCGAGCAGGTCGTCACCCGGATATGGACGGACGTCCTGCGCCCGGATCCGGGCCGGGAGAACCTGTCCTTCTTCGAGCTCTCCGGCCAGTCGGTCTCGGCCATGCGGATCGTGGCGCGCGTCGAGTCGGAACTGGGGGTGGAGGTCGACATCAGCGTGCTCTTCGACGACCCGGACCTG
It encodes the following:
- a CDS encoding phosphopantetheine-binding protein, which translates into the protein MTNSVEQVVTRIWTDVLRPDPGRENLSFFELSGQSVSAMRIVARVESELGVEVDISVLFDDPDLDAFVRAVAESAGDRAGEAA